The nucleotide sequence AGGCAGAGCGTAATCAAGCTGAACAGTACCACACTGCCATGCACGATCTAGACAGTCATGCAGCGTAAACTCAATTTTAGGGCCGTAGAATGCCCCTTCTCCAGGTAAGATATCAAAAGCTATCTCGTTGGCTTTTAGCGCTTGTTTAAGCGCTTCTTCGGCTCTATCCCACATCTCGTCATCGCCAATACGTTTTTCAGGACGAGTAGAGAGTTTCACGACGATATCTTTAAAACCAAAAGTCTCGTAAGTATCATAAACCATCTTGATACACGCGCTCACTTCTTGCTGTACTTGATCTTCAGTACAGAAGATATGTGCATCATCTTGAGTAAAACCACGAACACGCATCAGGCCATGTAAAGAACCTGACGGCTCGTTACGATGACAACAACCAAACTCTGCCATCCGAAGTGGCAAATCACGGTAAGATTTAAGACCTTGGTTAAAGATCTGAACATGACCAGGGCAGTTCATTGGTTTAATCGCATATTCACGATTTTCAGAGCTTGTAGTGAACATAGCATCTGAATACTTGTCCCAGTGCCCAGAACGCTCCCAAAGGGCACGATCCATCATCAACGGACCTTTCACTTCTTGATAAGTGTATTGACCAAGCTTCTGACGAATAAACTTCTCAAGCTCTAGGTACAAGCTCCAACCATCATTATGCCAAAACACCATACCAGGTGCTTCTTCTTGCATATGGTAAAGATCAAGTTGCTTACCAATCTTACGATGATCTCGCTTCGCTGCTTCTTCTAAACGGTTAAGATGTACTTTTAATGCTTTTTTGTCAGCCCAAGCTGTACCATAAACACGTTGTAGCATCTTGTTATCAGAGTTACCGCGCCAGTATGCGCCGGCTACACTCATCAACTTAAAGTTTTGGCAAAATCTCATGTTTGGCACATGAGGACCACGGCACATATCAACATACTCTTCATGATGATATAGCGCAGGTTGGTCGTCCTGACTGATATTTTCATCTAAGATAGCCATCTTGTACGTTTCGCCACGAGCCTCAAACGTATCACGCGCTACTTGCCAACTGCCTACACGCTTTTCAACGACATAGTTAGTTTTTGCAAGTTGTACCATGCGCTTCTCCAGTGCATCGATATCTTCCTGGGTCAACTTATGAGCTAAATCAATATCATAGTAAAAACCATTATCAATGACAGGACCAATTGCCATTTTTGCTTCTGGCCATAATTGCTTGAATGCATGACCTAAAAGGTGAGCACATGAATGACGAAGGATTTCAACACCCTCTTCATCTTTAGCCGTAATAATAGATAACTCTGAATCTGTGTCGATAAGATCACAAGCATCTTTCAACTCACCATTAACACGACCCGCGATACACGCTTTCGCGAGTCCAGGGCCTATATCGGCAGCAACATCTAAAGTAGAAACAGGGTTGGCAAACTCGCGTTTGCTTCCATCAGGAAGTGTAATAACAGGCATGAAAAATCCTTATCCAGTGGTGACCCCCACGTAGGGCCACTTGCTAATAAATAATAAAAGAAAACATACTTATGGGATAAGCCATTACAAGAGTCTTAGGCACCTTAAGCACAAGAGCGTAATTCTACGAGATCACACTAGCTAAACGCAAGAGCCCACTTGAACTTTTGCGTGACAAAAATGGTTGATTTTTACTATGCAATGTCATGGTTTTACGGATTCATTGTAAAAGACAACGTTGAACACATTAACTGCTGAAATAACAAGCACACCTGAAAATGAAATTGTGATTGATGATATGAGCAAGGAATTATTAATGGAAATAAAGGACCATCTTGAAGCAGAGTTTAAACCTATGGTAATCGCAATAGATAAGGGGTTAACACATCACCTTGACAATGATTAAAGCAGTCTATCTCTATTCAGAGGAAAACTAACCTACAAAATAACAGTATTATGCTGATGTTCTATTAGTAATACCAATTACATTAAATATGTAATACCAATTACATTAAATATGTAATAAAGAGGCTGTCTCCATAACTTATAATGAACAAAGAGAACAATTAGTGAGGTCACTAGCAAAGCTCTATATAGAAGAGCATAGTGATAACTCGAAAATTTATTCATCATTGTTGACTGTATATGGAGGTCAAATGAAGTATTCCACACAGACAATTTGCTGCCCACACTGTGGTCACCACCAACATATTGATATAGATGGTACTTCTGGGGATCAAGATTATTACGACGACTGTAGAATATGCTGCAATGCTATTCATTTGCGAATTCATCTTGATGAATCACAGCAGGTAATTGAATTATATATCAACTCAGATAACTAACGGAACTTTGATATAAGGTGATTTTCAGATACAAAAAAGCCAGCTTAAGCTGACGAAGTATCTCTTATTTTAAATAGATGGTACAACCGAGTGGATTCGAACCACCGACCCCTACCATGTCAAGGTAGTGCTCTAACCAACTGAGCTACGGTTGTATTGTCTCATACTAAAATAAAATTCAATCTTTTACAAAAAGATTGGTACAACCGAGTGGATTCGAACCACCGACCCCTACCATGTCAAGGTAGTGCTCTAACCAACTGAGCTACGGTTGTATTGGTTACGGGAGCTGGACAACTCTTTACAAA is from Shewanella sp. MTB7 and encodes:
- the thrS gene encoding threonine--tRNA ligase, with product MPVITLPDGSKREFANPVSTLDVAADIGPGLAKACIAGRVNGELKDACDLIDTDSELSIITAKDEEGVEILRHSCAHLLGHAFKQLWPEAKMAIGPVIDNGFYYDIDLAHKLTQEDIDALEKRMVQLAKTNYVVEKRVGSWQVARDTFEARGETYKMAILDENISQDDQPALYHHEEYVDMCRGPHVPNMRFCQNFKLMSVAGAYWRGNSDNKMLQRVYGTAWADKKALKVHLNRLEEAAKRDHRKIGKQLDLYHMQEEAPGMVFWHNDGWSLYLELEKFIRQKLGQYTYQEVKGPLMMDRALWERSGHWDKYSDAMFTTSSENREYAIKPMNCPGHVQIFNQGLKSYRDLPLRMAEFGCCHRNEPSGSLHGLMRVRGFTQDDAHIFCTEDQVQQEVSACIKMVYDTYETFGFKDIVVKLSTRPEKRIGDDEMWDRAEEALKQALKANEIAFDILPGEGAFYGPKIEFTLHDCLDRAWQCGTVQLDYALPSRLGATYVAEDNSRQTPVMIHRAILGSLERFLGILIEEYAGKFPTWLAPTQAVVMNITDKQSDYVDEVVNILKENGIRASKDLRNEKIGFKIREHTLKRVPYLLVVGDQEMENKEVAVRTRDGVDLGKMQISDFVSKIKKQISLRSLNLLEE
- a CDS encoding CPXCG motif-containing cysteine-rich protein, giving the protein MKYSTQTICCPHCGHHQHIDIDGTSGDQDYYDDCRICCNAIHLRIHLDESQQVIELYINSDN